The following are encoded together in the Synchiropus splendidus isolate RoL2022-P1 chromosome 7, RoL_Sspl_1.0, whole genome shotgun sequence genome:
- the cnot6l gene encoding CCR4-NOT transcription complex subunit 6-like isoform X1, with protein sequence MKEEGSHGKLCLSKFPGMPKEKYEPPDPRRCYSIMSAEDVASGKKSQWAELEISGRVRSLSSSLWTLTHLTALHINDNNLTRIPPEISRLPHLVYLNLSSNKLRSLPAELGRMVSLRELLLNHNLLRVLPYELGKLFQLQTLGLKGNPLSQDILNLYQEPDGTRKLLNYMLDNLAVHPEQLPQRPWISLKERDPMTPTAAFTVMCYNVLCDKYATRQLYGYCPSWALNWEYRKKGIMEEITNCDADIISLQEVETEQYYTMFLDTLKERGYDGYFCPKSRAKLVSEQERKHVDGCAVFFKTQKFTLVQKHTVEFNQVAMANSEGSEVMLNRVMTKDNIGVAVLLEVNKDIFTGGVTPPPERQLILVANAHMHWDPEYSDVKLIQTMMFLSELKSIAERAMDSVATGSPTSDPSSIPIVLCADLNSLPDSGVVEYLSNGGVADNHKDFKELRYSECLTNFSCNGKNRPPDGSITHSFQLKSAYHSSLMPYTNYTYDFKGVIDYIFFSKTRMSVLGLLGPLDHQWLLDNNITGCPHPHIPSDHFSLLAQLELRAHLGTALNGLHLLGHR encoded by the exons ATGAAGGAAGAAGGCTCACACGGCAAACTGTGTTTATCGAA GTTTCCCGGGATGCCCAAGGAGAAATATGAGCCTCCAGACCCGCGCAGATGTTACAGCATCATGTCGGCCGAGGACGTGGCCAGCGGGAAGAAGAGCCAGTGGGCCGAGCTGGAGATCTCTG GTCGCGTGCGGAGTCTCAGCAGCTCACTGTGGACGCTGACCCACCTGACGGCGCTGCACATCAACGACAACAACCTGACCCGCATCCCGCCCGAAATCTCCAGACTGCCTCACCTGGTCTACCTGAACCTGTCGTCCAATAAGCTGCGCAGCCTCCCGGCTGAGCTGGGGCGCATGGTCTCTCTCAG GGAACTTTTGTTGAACCACAATCTGCTGAGAGTTTTGCCCTATGAACTCGGGAAGTTATTCCAGCTACAGACTCTCGGGCTCAAGG GGAACCCTCTGTCCCAGGACATCCTCAACCTGTACCAGGAGCCAGATGGAACCAGGAAGCTGCTCAACTACATGCTGGACAACCTGGCAG TTCACCCTGAGCAGCTGCCCCAGAGGCCCTGGATTAGCCTGAAGGAGCGAGACCCGATGACGCCCACAG CTGCCTTCACCGTCATGTGCTACAATGTCCTCTGCGACAAGTACGCCACCCGGCAGCTCTACGGTTACTGCCCCTCCTGGGCACTCAACTGGGAGTATCGCAAGAAAGGAATCATGGAGGAGATCACCAACTGTGACGCTGACATCATCAGTCTGCAG GAAGTGGAGACGGAACAGTACTACACTATGTTCCTGGACACGCTGAAGGAGCGCGGGTATGACGGCTACTTCTGCCCCAAGTCTCGGGCCAAGCTGGTGtcagagcaggagaggaagcacGTGGATGGCTGCGCCGTTTTTTTCAAGACCCAGAA GTTCACGTTGGTGCAGAAGCACACGGTGGAGTTCAACCAGGTGGCCATGGCCAATTCTGAGGGGTCTGAGGTCATGCTCAACAGGGTGATGACCAAAGACAACATTGGGGTGGCGGTCCTGCTGGAGGTCAACAAGGACATCTTCACTGGAG GAGTGACGCCGCCGCCAGAGAGGCAGCTCATCCTGGTCGCCAATGCTCACATGCACTGGGACCCGGAGTACTCGGACGTCAAGTTGATCCAGACCATGATGTTCCTGTCGGAGCTGAAGAGCATCGCTGAGAGGGCCATGGACTCTGTGGCCACTGGCTCGCCTACCTCAGACCCCTCTTCCATCCCCATCGTTCTATGTGCTGATCTCAATTCGCTGCCCGACTCTG GTGTGGTGGAGTACCTGAGCAACGGGGGTGTGGCTGACAACCACAAGGACTTCAAGGAGCTGCGCTACAGTGAGTGTTTGACCAACTTCAGCTGCAACGGGAAGAACAGGCCGCCAGACGGGAGCATCACTCACAGCTTCCAGCTGAAGAGTGCCTACCACAGCAGCCTGATGCCGTACACCAACTACACCTATGACTTCAAG GGCGTCATCGACTACATCTTCTTCTCCAAGACCCGTATGAGTGTTCTGGGTCTGCTGGGCCCACTGGACCACCAGTGGCTGCTGGACAATAACATCACCGGCTGTCCACACCCTCACATCCCCTCTGACCACTTCTCCCTGCTGGCCCAGCTGGAGCTGCGGGCCCACCTCGGCACCGCCCTGAACGGGCTCCACCTGCTGGGCCACAGGTAG
- the mrpl1 gene encoding 39S ribosomal protein L1, mitochondrial: protein MMLSGTIVLASVSTRTSFVANMAAHARTAWRVLELCPRQLLSPGPSHWPLRNQLVRGLSAPRLKQKEEEKAVKKEKRVIDDAGRHKPYGRTAWTPVDDVYIKRFYPRTIHSAATAIDLLKSYQLLDFTPAHQPLYVDLKLDMKLEKKKTVDAFVSTVTLPHPFSSEANRVAVFTEDPAQVEVALQNGAAFAGGADLIQQILDDEVDADFFVAVPDMLSKLTPLKNKLRKKFPKSNRGSVGINIPKMVRLFRTGHEYMVEDGCYIRTQIAMLDFPQDHILENLETVLTDVASHRPAHFGPFIQRGVIASHTSEGLWFNCQELLPESAEQ, encoded by the exons ATGATGTTGAGCGGAACCATTGTTCTCGCCAGTGTTTCCACACGGACAAGCTTCGTCGCGAACATGGCCGCTCATGCGCGGACTGCTTGGAGAG TCCTAGAACTATGTCCGAGGCAGCTGCTGAGTCCCGGACCTTCACACTGGCCCCTTAGGAACCAACTGGTCAGAGGTCTGTCAGCGCCGAG GCTCAaacagaaggaggaagagaaggcggtgaagaaggagaagagggtCATCGATGACGCTGGTCGACACAAACCGTATGGCCGGACAGCATGGACGCCGGTGGACGACGTCTACATCAAGAGGTTCTACCCGAGAACCATCCACAGCGCTGCTACTGCCATTGACCTGCTGAAGAGCTACCAGCTGCTGGACTTCACGCCGGCACACCAGCCGCTGTACGTGGACCTGAAGCTGGACATGAAGCTAGAGAAGAAG AAAACAGTGGACGCCTTCGTCAGCACCGTCACCCTTCCACACCCATTCTCCAGTGAGGCCAACAGAGTCGCGGTCTTCACTGAG GATCCCGCTCAGGTGGAAGTCGCTCTACAGAACGGAGCCGCCTTTGCTGGAGGAGCCGACTTGATCCAGCAG ATCCTGGATGATGAGGTGGATGCCGACTTCTTTGTGGCTGTTCCCGACATGCTGTCCAAACTCACACCACTGAAGAACAAGCTGAGGAAGAAGTTTCCAAAGAGCAACAGAG GTTCTGTTGGAATCAACATTCCTAAGATGGTGCGGTTGTTCAGGACGGGTCACGAGTACATGGTGGAGGACGGCTGCTACATTCGCACTCAGATCGCCATG CTGGACTTCCCTCAGGACCACATCCTGGAGAACCTTGAGACGGTTCTGACCGACGTGGCTTCACACCGACCAGCACACTTTG GTCCGTTCATCCAGCGGGGCGTGATCGCCAGCCACACCAGCGAAGGTCTGTGGTTCAACTGCCAGGAGCTTCTGCCAGAATCAGCCGAGCAGTGA
- the LOC128762404 gene encoding spermatogenesis-associated protein 17-like, translated as MADLLKINSEVNEFQTHFFVRSCLAEDNRVKEIHAATQIQSWFRASRIRSYLRHLHRKATIIQKFWRGFTARALFREIIRTQYFVMKMIVYNQMAVRIQKTWKGYFVRKFVLNFYVRRSYLEALAVKNEIVRRELNQLEELHMREKECLEEIKERKAKIYNAHHMHHHLSTQTQAGIYNSPFREAPHKMELLLRQVKYKTPTKVPHRGQAARTASISPGSSCLKTSRSLKNGLPPPPATMKQGPRPQPGEVWEQRICLPELTSQLQSTYRSLRWTQKELQQHEATILSEGKETKLLCLNGNTLVPPDLTRTCR; from the coding sequence ATGGCGGATCTGCTGAAAATCAACAGCGAAGTGAATGAATTTCAAACTCATTTCTTTGTCAGAAGTTGCCTGGCAGAGGACAACAGAGTGAAAGAGATCCATGCTGCCACCCAGATCCAGAGCTGGTTTCGAGCCAGCAGGATTCGGTCTTACCTGCGACATCTGCACAGGAAGGCCACCATCATCCAGAAGTTCTGGAGAGGCTTCACAGCCCGGGCACTCTTCAGAGAGATCATCAGGACACAGTATTTCGTCATGAAGATGATTGTCTACAACCAGATGGCCGTCAGGATCCAGAAAACCTGGAAGGGCTACTTTGTGAGGAAGTTTGTCCTCAACTTCTACGTACGCAGGAGCTACCTGGAGGCGCTGGCTGTGAAAAACGAAATTGTGCGCAGAGAGTTGAACCAACTGGAGGAACTTCACATGAGGGAGAAGGAATGTCTGGAGGAGATCAAGGAACGCAAGGCCAAGATCTACAATGCTCACCACATGCACCATCATCTCAGCACTCAAACACAGGCTGGCATCTACAACTCCCCATTCAGAGAGGCCCCCCACAAGATGGAGCTGTTACTAAGGCAGGTGAAGTACAAGACCCCTACCAAGGTGCCCCACAGAGGCCAAGCTGCCCGAACAGCCAGCATCTCCCCGGGCTCATCATGTCTCAAGACTAGTCGCTCCCTGAAGAACGGACTCCCTCCGCCACCAGCAACGATGAAGCAGGGTCCTCGCCCGCAGCCAGGGGAAGTGTGGGAGCAGCGTATCTGCCTGCCCGAGCTGACATCGCAACTCCAGTCCACCTACAGGAGCTTGAGGTGGACCCAGAAAGAGCTTCAACAGCACGAGGCTACGATCCTCAGCGAAGGGAAGGAAACCAAACTTCTGTGCCTCAATGGCAACACTCTGGTTCCGCCAGACCTGACCAGGACCTGCAGATAG
- the cfap299 gene encoding cilia- and flagella-associated protein 299 isoform X2, whose protein sequence is MSGAASSLLLVLQRNNMKSKDDIRFYMHLTEFRTYQDYLDSRVKPLDLYYTKSRQLARKLVEQGIRGTILSYEEFEETKAAVLAAQAPKAKSRVKRKTHVSAGKVLTDTFLKELAAREEAHRIGKMNSIIFLRDHNLAGQEISGYIDYAHRLLTHDLEPIFRGDQKLMPLRSDLCFYNWTKQDTTSQCSPNYEVMYDSPKSLLFRNKRDNKILDLEFLLAGGSDDDFQRIPIQSDLYTQVVLYDHHIKTF, encoded by the exons ATGTCTGGGG CTGCCTCGAGCCTCCTACTGGTACttcagaggaacaacatgaaGTCCAAAGACGACATCCGCTTCTACATGCACCTGACCGAGTTCCGCACCTACCAGGACTACCTGGACTCGCGTGTCAAGCCCCTGGACCTGTACTACACCAAG AGTCGGCAGCTGGCCCGGAAGCTGGTGGAGCAAGGTATCCGCGGAACCATCCTGAGCTACGAGGAGTTCGAGGAGACCAAAGCGGCCGTCCTCGCAGCCCAAGCCCCCAAAGCTAAAAGCAGGGTCAAGCGCAA AACTCACGTGAGCGCCGGAAAAGTTCTGACTGACACCTTCCTGAAGGAGCTGGCCGCGCGGGAAGAGGCACACCGGATTGGCAAGATGAAC AGTATCATCTTTCTCAGGGACCACAACTTGGCCGGTCAGGAGATCTCGGGATACATCGACTACGCACACCGACTCCTGACCCACGACCTCGAACCCATTTTCAGAGGAGACCAGAAGCTGATGCCGCTTCGCTCCGACCTCTG CTTCTACAACTGGACCAAACAAGACACCACGTCCCAGTGCAGCCCGAACTATGAGGTGATGTACGACAGCCCCAAGAGTCTGCTCTTCAGGAACAAACGAGACAACAAGATTCTGGACCTGGAATTCCTCCTG GCCGGAGGTTCTGATGACGACTTCCAGCGGATCCCCATACAGTCGGACCTCTACACCCAGGTGGTCCTCTACGACCACCACATCAAGACTTTCTGA
- the cnot6l gene encoding CCR4-NOT transcription complex subunit 6-like isoform X2 yields the protein MKEEGSHGKLCLSKFPGMPKEKYEPPDPRRCYSIMSAEDVASGKKSQWAELEISGRVRSLSSSLWTLTHLTALHINDNNLTRIPPEISRLPHLVYLNLSSNKLRSLPAELGRMVSLRELLLNHNLLRVLPYELGKLFQLQTLGLKGNPLSQDILNLYQEPDGTRKLLNYMLDNLAVHPEQLPQRPWISLKERDPMTPTAAFTVMCYNVLCDKYATRQLYGYCPSWALNWEYRKKGIMEEITNCDADIISLQEVETEQYYTMFLDTLKERGYDGYFCPKSRAKLVSEQERKHVDGCAVFFKTQKFTLVQKHTVEFNQVAMANSEGSEVMLNRVMTKDNIGVAVLLEVNKDIFTGGVVEYLSNGGVADNHKDFKELRYSECLTNFSCNGKNRPPDGSITHSFQLKSAYHSSLMPYTNYTYDFKGVIDYIFFSKTRMSVLGLLGPLDHQWLLDNNITGCPHPHIPSDHFSLLAQLELRAHLGTALNGLHLLGHR from the exons ATGAAGGAAGAAGGCTCACACGGCAAACTGTGTTTATCGAA GTTTCCCGGGATGCCCAAGGAGAAATATGAGCCTCCAGACCCGCGCAGATGTTACAGCATCATGTCGGCCGAGGACGTGGCCAGCGGGAAGAAGAGCCAGTGGGCCGAGCTGGAGATCTCTG GTCGCGTGCGGAGTCTCAGCAGCTCACTGTGGACGCTGACCCACCTGACGGCGCTGCACATCAACGACAACAACCTGACCCGCATCCCGCCCGAAATCTCCAGACTGCCTCACCTGGTCTACCTGAACCTGTCGTCCAATAAGCTGCGCAGCCTCCCGGCTGAGCTGGGGCGCATGGTCTCTCTCAG GGAACTTTTGTTGAACCACAATCTGCTGAGAGTTTTGCCCTATGAACTCGGGAAGTTATTCCAGCTACAGACTCTCGGGCTCAAGG GGAACCCTCTGTCCCAGGACATCCTCAACCTGTACCAGGAGCCAGATGGAACCAGGAAGCTGCTCAACTACATGCTGGACAACCTGGCAG TTCACCCTGAGCAGCTGCCCCAGAGGCCCTGGATTAGCCTGAAGGAGCGAGACCCGATGACGCCCACAG CTGCCTTCACCGTCATGTGCTACAATGTCCTCTGCGACAAGTACGCCACCCGGCAGCTCTACGGTTACTGCCCCTCCTGGGCACTCAACTGGGAGTATCGCAAGAAAGGAATCATGGAGGAGATCACCAACTGTGACGCTGACATCATCAGTCTGCAG GAAGTGGAGACGGAACAGTACTACACTATGTTCCTGGACACGCTGAAGGAGCGCGGGTATGACGGCTACTTCTGCCCCAAGTCTCGGGCCAAGCTGGTGtcagagcaggagaggaagcacGTGGATGGCTGCGCCGTTTTTTTCAAGACCCAGAA GTTCACGTTGGTGCAGAAGCACACGGTGGAGTTCAACCAGGTGGCCATGGCCAATTCTGAGGGGTCTGAGGTCATGCTCAACAGGGTGATGACCAAAGACAACATTGGGGTGGCGGTCCTGCTGGAGGTCAACAAGGACATCTTCACTGGAG GTGTGGTGGAGTACCTGAGCAACGGGGGTGTGGCTGACAACCACAAGGACTTCAAGGAGCTGCGCTACAGTGAGTGTTTGACCAACTTCAGCTGCAACGGGAAGAACAGGCCGCCAGACGGGAGCATCACTCACAGCTTCCAGCTGAAGAGTGCCTACCACAGCAGCCTGATGCCGTACACCAACTACACCTATGACTTCAAG GGCGTCATCGACTACATCTTCTTCTCCAAGACCCGTATGAGTGTTCTGGGTCTGCTGGGCCCACTGGACCACCAGTGGCTGCTGGACAATAACATCACCGGCTGTCCACACCCTCACATCCCCTCTGACCACTTCTCCCTGCTGGCCCAGCTGGAGCTGCGGGCCCACCTCGGCACCGCCCTGAACGGGCTCCACCTGCTGGGCCACAGGTAG
- the cfap299 gene encoding cilia- and flagella-associated protein 299 isoform X1: protein MTVVFKLAAASSLLLVLQRNNMKSKDDIRFYMHLTEFRTYQDYLDSRVKPLDLYYTKSRQLARKLVEQGIRGTILSYEEFEETKAAVLAAQAPKAKSRVKRKTHVSAGKVLTDTFLKELAAREEAHRIGKMNSIIFLRDHNLAGQEISGYIDYAHRLLTHDLEPIFRGDQKLMPLRSDLCFYNWTKQDTTSQCSPNYEVMYDSPKSLLFRNKRDNKILDLEFLLAGGSDDDFQRIPIQSDLYTQVVLYDHHIKTF, encoded by the exons ATGACGGTCGTCTTTAAATTGGCAGCTGCCTCGAGCCTCCTACTGGTACttcagaggaacaacatgaaGTCCAAAGACGACATCCGCTTCTACATGCACCTGACCGAGTTCCGCACCTACCAGGACTACCTGGACTCGCGTGTCAAGCCCCTGGACCTGTACTACACCAAG AGTCGGCAGCTGGCCCGGAAGCTGGTGGAGCAAGGTATCCGCGGAACCATCCTGAGCTACGAGGAGTTCGAGGAGACCAAAGCGGCCGTCCTCGCAGCCCAAGCCCCCAAAGCTAAAAGCAGGGTCAAGCGCAA AACTCACGTGAGCGCCGGAAAAGTTCTGACTGACACCTTCCTGAAGGAGCTGGCCGCGCGGGAAGAGGCACACCGGATTGGCAAGATGAAC AGTATCATCTTTCTCAGGGACCACAACTTGGCCGGTCAGGAGATCTCGGGATACATCGACTACGCACACCGACTCCTGACCCACGACCTCGAACCCATTTTCAGAGGAGACCAGAAGCTGATGCCGCTTCGCTCCGACCTCTG CTTCTACAACTGGACCAAACAAGACACCACGTCCCAGTGCAGCCCGAACTATGAGGTGATGTACGACAGCCCCAAGAGTCTGCTCTTCAGGAACAAACGAGACAACAAGATTCTGGACCTGGAATTCCTCCTG GCCGGAGGTTCTGATGACGACTTCCAGCGGATCCCCATACAGTCGGACCTCTACACCCAGGTGGTCCTCTACGACCACCACATCAAGACTTTCTGA
- the LOC128762491 gene encoding zinc finger protein 133-like, producing MTSLQSLRQLINERLTATVQEIFGLFQQTVVELETELERRQKLLDALLQPSVPVPRIDLPHQLLRTQVTQESACSRVNTDPSVPGFRDEREELDATQCAKEPGPDLVQEPEEEKVKGEPGEHCIGQLQEEEEDGLFIPNVSVSSSSSVLLNQKTGKDEVSASRRQGWSASGVPSRPEEASSPSETSPEADDAASTSSLLPDPLCVCDFCGLKFQTWTLLQGHVKAHISGSLVSCSLCGADFGLKTQLRQHMKAHSTHDLHTCPQNWKVQSHSGEKAYVCCVCGKMYSSRAGVVYHCRTHTGERPFTCHICGKAFRCKSYMTAHMRLHTGERPFACSRCCKRFKRRAHLKRHCLVHNSTPSSP from the exons ATGACGTCACTCCAGAGCCTGCGACAGCTCATCAACGAGCGGCTGACCGCGACGGTGCAGGAAATCTTCGGACTCTTCCAGCAAACTGTCGTGGAGTTGGAGACGGAGCTGGAGCGTCGGCAGAAGCTGCTGGATGCTCTGCTGCAACCATCGGTCCCCGTACCCAGAATCG ACCTTCCCCATCAACTGCTGAGGACCCAGGTGACCCAAGAGTCGGCCTGCAGCCGGGTCAACACCGACCCGAGTGTGCCTGGGTTCAGAGATGAGCGAGAAGAGTTGGATGCTACTCAGTGTGCGAAGGAGCCTGGTCCTGACCTGGTCCAGGAACCTGAAGAGGAAAAGGTAAAAGGAGAACCTGGAGAACACTGTATTggtcagctgcaggaggaggaggaggatggtctgTTCATTCCAAATGTCTCAGTGAGTAGCTCCAGCTCTGTGCTTTTGAACCAGAAGACTGGCAAGGATGAAGTCTCTGCCAGTAGGAGGCAAGGTTGGTCAGCATCAGGGGTCCCCAGTCGTCCGGAAGAAGCTTCGAGCCCCTCGGAAACCTCACCGGAGGCTGACGACGCAGCGTCCACGTCCTCTCTGCTCCCCGATCctctgtgcgtgtgtgactTCTGCGGTCTGAAGTTCCAGACATGGACGCTGCTGCAGGGCCACGTCAAGGCCCACATCAGCGGCTCCCTTGTCAGCTGCTCGTTGTGCGGTGCAGACTTCGGCCTTAAGACTCAACTGCGGCAGCACATGAAGGCGCACAGCACCCACGACCTGCACACCTGCCCACAGAACTGGAAAGTGCAGAGCCACTCCGGAGAGAAGGCCTACGTCTGCTGTGTCTGCGGGAAGATGTACTCGAGCCGCGCAGGGGTCGTGTACCACTGCAGGACCCACACGGGCGAGCGGCCCTTCACCTGTCACATCTGCGGGAAAGCCTTCCGGTGCAAGTCGTACATGACTGCACACATGCGGCTGCACACTGGGGAGAGGCCGTTCGCCTGCAGCCGCTGTTGCAAGCGCTTCAAACGCAGGGCTCATCTGAAACGCCACTGTTTGGTCCACAACAGCACCCCCTCTAGCCCCTGA
- the LOC128762450 gene encoding gastrula zinc finger protein XlCGF28.1-like, which produces MFTQRKELQQVLDTGEDLPSQAQEWSSCVDQDEPESLHTQENRENKDEENYVSEPSLAYKVVVVKTEDEDEDESSLLHQSEEEPTSSLTQHIKTEHEDVDWEEAEPSDYSVSDPLVQSDQQASLFFESDPENREEWREKKKLKKSKASKTVNENSSNPDDQSLTCSDCGRRCSSKRGLTQHRKACQVEKKKFCCPVCGKEFKCGVDLEIHIRRHTGEKPYSCFMCDKSFACRGSLKVHLRTHTGEKPYECLVCGKCFSISRNLKVHMRRHTGEKPHSCSECGKSFTVKEKLLIHMRSHSPEEQFWCSECGNCFNEQKRLEVHMRTHRGEKPFSCTECGKAYTMISSLKVHMRNHTGEKPYICPVCAKCFNQVSTLRDHLRSHTGEKPFNCVTCGKGFINSGSLKVHMRTHTGEKPFSCTECGRAFAYKRSLATHMEGHIANQSSKSTDSMGSLLATEEESKCDRTRENEVVVKIENVSERDAEELD; this is translated from the exons ATGTTCACGCAGAGGAAAG agctgcagcaggtgcTGGACACTGGGGAAGACCTTCCTTCACAGGCACAGGAGTGGAGCTCCTGTGTGGACCAAGACGAGCCAGAATCGTTGCACACTCAGGAGAACAGGGAGAACAAAGACGAAGAGAATTATGTCAGTGAACCTAGTTTGGCCTACAAAGTTGTGGTGGTTAagactgaagatgaagatgaagacgagTCTTCGCTACTCCATCAGAGTGAGGAGGAGCCGACCAGCAGCTTGACTCAACACATCAAGACGGAACATGAAGATGTCGACTGGGAGGAAGCAGAACCAAGCGACTATTCGGTTTCTGATCCACTTGTCCAGTCTGACCAGCAGGCATCGCTGTTCTTTGAATCTGACCCAGAGAATAGGGAAGAGtggagagagaagaaaaagttGAAGAAGTCTAAGGCCTCAAAGACGGTGAATGAGAACAGCAGCAACCCTGACGACCAGTCGCTGACCTGctcagactgtgggaggagaTGTTCCTCCAAGAGGGGGCTGACTCAGCACAGAAAAGCCTGCCAGGTAGAGAAGAAGAAGTTCTGCTGCCCAGTGTGTGGGAAAGAATTCAAGTGTGGCGTTGATCTGGAGATCCACATCAGGAGGCATACAGGAGAGAAACCCTACAGCTGCTTCATGTGCGACAAGAGTTTTGCATGCAGGGGAAGTCTAAAGGTCCACCTGAGGACTCACACGGGGGAGAAACCGTACGAATGCCTTGTATGCGGGAAATGTTTTAGCATATCCAGAAATCTGAAGGTCCACATGAGACgacacacaggagagaaacctcATAGCTGCTCTGAGTGTGGCAAGTCGTTTACAGTCAAAGAAAAGCTGCTCATTCACATGAGGAGTCACTCACCCGAAGAGCAGTTCTGGTGCTCTGAGTGTGGAAACTGTTTCAACGAGCAGAAAAGACTGGAGGTCCACATGCGAACACATAGGGGAGAGAAACCGTTCTCCTGCACCGAGTGTGGGAAAGCCTACACCATGATCTCCAGTCTGAAGGTCCACATGAGGaatcacactggagagaaaccgtACATTTGCCCAGTCTGTGCCAAATGTTTCAATCAAGTCTCGACCTTAAGGGATCACTTGAGGAGTCACACGGGAGAGAAACCGTTCAATTGTGTCACCTGTGGGAAAGGTTTCATCAACTCGGGGAGTCTGAAGGTTCACATGAGGACACACACGGGGGAGAAACCATTCAGCTGCACAGAATGTGGAAGAGCTTTTGCCTACAAGAGAAGTCTTGCAACTCACATGGAGGGACACATAGCAAATCAGAGTTCCAAATCTACTGACTCAATGGGGTC